A single window of Leptospira semungkisensis DNA harbors:
- a CDS encoding ABC transporter permease, whose product MFRNIKWIFWKEVRVFFGTYLAPLVLGGTAFLNSLFVLILNFNSGTNYTETTVITFISFMSTMLIAMLIVAMGSITEERNRGTLEFLFTAPISDLEIIVGKFLFGAFVCAIVSVVVDGLFPVFLYFFWKAPFYIVASGTIGVFLLGLFTFAVGLFGSSLGKNQMISMLISISILLTLWVIGYFSHLFDAVTRKVLFHLHIFSHFISFSKGVLPLNSIVFFISGTIFFLYLTVKVLESRRWRG is encoded by the coding sequence ATGTTTCGAAATATTAAATGGATCTTCTGGAAAGAAGTCAGAGTGTTTTTCGGCACGTACTTGGCTCCTTTGGTATTGGGAGGCACTGCCTTCTTAAATTCATTGTTCGTTCTTATTTTGAATTTTAACTCTGGAACGAATTATACTGAGACCACGGTAATCACTTTTATTTCCTTTATGAGCACTATGCTCATTGCGATGCTTATCGTTGCAATGGGTTCTATCACAGAGGAAAGGAATAGAGGTACTTTGGAGTTCTTGTTCACTGCTCCTATTTCCGATCTGGAGATCATCGTCGGCAAGTTTCTATTCGGCGCGTTCGTGTGTGCAATTGTTTCAGTGGTTGTAGATGGACTGTTTCCTGTGTTCCTATACTTCTTCTGGAAGGCTCCCTTTTATATCGTTGCATCAGGGACAATCGGAGTATTTCTCCTGGGTTTGTTTACATTTGCAGTAGGTTTGTTCGGATCAAGCTTAGGAAAGAACCAGATGATCTCCATGCTCATCTCTATTTCCATTCTGTTGACTCTTTGGGTGATCGGATACTTCTCTCACTTATTCGATGCGGTTACACGTAAGGTCTTGTTTCACCTTCATATATTCTCTCATTTTATCAGCTTCTCAAAAGGCGTTTTACCATTGAACAGCATAGTGTTCTTTATCAGCGGAACGATCTTCTTTTTATATCTGACCGTAAAAGTTCTGGAATCTAGGAGATGGAGAGGATGA